In Amycolatopsis methanolica 239, a single genomic region encodes these proteins:
- a CDS encoding DUF2000 domain-containing protein, with product MTTDHQVEVQLDATTRTATVKWVIIADPSIGPGLVANATSCLGAAVGKVLPALVGPQVEDASARTHAGLPWTGCSILAADAAKLLQIRTKAANREGIFVADMSKHAQASRSYAEYTEAMAGTDEEAFEYYAVSLVGPRNKIDKLVGGLPLLR from the coding sequence GTGACCACAGATCATCAGGTTGAAGTCCAGCTCGACGCCACCACCCGCACCGCGACGGTCAAGTGGGTGATCATCGCCGACCCGTCCATCGGGCCGGGTCTCGTCGCGAACGCCACCTCGTGCCTCGGCGCCGCGGTCGGCAAGGTCCTGCCCGCGCTGGTCGGCCCCCAGGTCGAGGACGCCTCCGCCCGCACGCACGCGGGGCTGCCGTGGACCGGCTGCTCGATCCTGGCCGCCGACGCGGCGAAGCTGCTGCAGATCCGCACGAAGGCCGCCAACCGCGAGGGGATCTTCGTCGCCGACATGTCCAAGCACGCGCAGGCCAGCCGTTCCTACGCGGAGTACACCGAGGCGATGGCGGGTACCGACGAGGAGGCCTTCGAGTACTACGCCGTGAGCCTGGTGGGGCCGCGGAACAAGATCGACAAACTGGTCGGCGGACTCCCACTGCTGCGCTGA
- a CDS encoding DUF3499 domain-containing protein: MSSVRKCSRTGCLNPAVATLTYAYSDSTAVVGPLATTSEPHSYDLCEAHALRLTAPRGWEVVRHEGEFAAPDRSDDELTALAEAVREAGRSDKPAPPPEPEGPSGRRGHLRVLPDPIS, from the coding sequence GTGTCGAGCGTACGAAAGTGTTCGCGAACGGGGTGCCTGAACCCGGCCGTCGCCACGCTTACCTACGCCTACAGCGATTCGACCGCGGTGGTCGGTCCCCTCGCGACGACGTCCGAGCCGCATTCCTACGACCTGTGCGAGGCGCACGCGCTCCGCCTGACCGCGCCCCGGGGGTGGGAGGTCGTCCGGCACGAGGGCGAGTTCGCCGCCCCGGACCGGTCCGACGACGAGCTCACGGCGCTCGCCGAGGCTGTCCGGGAGGCTGGCCGGTCCGACAAGCCCGCCCCGCCGCCGGAACCGGAGGGCCCCTCCGGCCGCCGCGGCCACCTGCGGGTGCTGCCCGACCCGATCTCGTAG
- a CDS encoding cation diffusion facilitator family transporter, translating into MSASGGTKAILAALTANAGIAVAKFAGFLITGSSSMLAESVHSVADTSNQGLLLLGQRQARRRATREHPFGFGRERYFWSFVVALMLFTLGSVFALYEGIHKIEHPEPLTSPLVAVGILVVAIGLETYSFVTAIGESRKIKGDATWWQFIRQSRTPELPVVLLEDTGALLGLVFALIGVGLSEVTGEPVWDGIGTVMIGVLLGIIAIILIVEMKSLLIGEGATDRELDSICAALTGGRVDRVIHIRTQYLGPDELLVAAKLALAPRLELSEVAGEIDAAEARVRERVPSARLIYLEPDLDRQLV; encoded by the coding sequence GTGTCGGCAAGTGGCGGAACCAAGGCGATCCTCGCGGCACTCACCGCGAACGCCGGGATCGCGGTGGCGAAGTTCGCCGGGTTCCTGATCACGGGGTCGTCGTCCATGCTCGCCGAGTCGGTGCACTCGGTCGCCGACACGTCCAACCAGGGCCTCCTCCTGCTCGGCCAGCGCCAGGCGCGGCGGCGGGCCACCCGGGAACACCCGTTCGGCTTCGGCCGGGAGCGGTACTTCTGGTCGTTCGTGGTCGCGCTGATGCTGTTCACCCTCGGCTCGGTGTTCGCGCTCTACGAGGGCATCCACAAGATCGAGCACCCGGAGCCGTTGACCAGCCCGCTGGTCGCGGTCGGCATCCTGGTCGTGGCGATCGGCCTGGAGACCTACTCGTTCGTCACGGCCATCGGGGAGTCGCGCAAGATCAAGGGCGATGCGACGTGGTGGCAGTTCATCCGCCAGTCGCGCACGCCGGAGTTGCCGGTCGTGCTGCTGGAGGACACCGGCGCGCTGCTCGGCCTGGTCTTCGCGTTGATCGGCGTCGGGCTGTCCGAGGTGACCGGCGAGCCGGTGTGGGACGGCATCGGCACCGTGATGATCGGTGTCCTGCTCGGCATCATCGCGATCATCCTGATCGTCGAGATGAAGAGCCTGCTGATCGGCGAGGGCGCCACCGACCGCGAGCTGGACAGCATCTGCGCGGCCCTGACCGGCGGCCGCGTCGACCGCGTGATCCACATCCGCACCCAGTACCTAGGCCCGGACGAGCTGCTGGTCGCCGCGAAGCTCGCTCTCGCCCCGCGCCTGGAGCTGTCCGAAGTGGCTGGCGAGATCGACGCGGCCGAGGCCAGGGTGCGCGAGCGGGTGCCGTCCGCGCGGCTGATCTACCTGGAGCCGGACCTGGACCGTCAGCTCGTCTGA
- a CDS encoding Trm112 family protein, giving the protein MAVALDAQLLEILACPSDDHAPLRPGTASDPEADALTCTSCGREYPVRDGIPVLLLDEATIPDESRADGA; this is encoded by the coding sequence ATGGCAGTCGCGCTCGATGCCCAGTTGCTGGAGATCCTGGCGTGCCCGTCCGACGACCACGCGCCGCTCCGCCCCGGAACGGCGAGCGACCCGGAGGCCGACGCGTTGACGTGCACCTCCTGTGGTCGCGAGTACCCGGTCCGGGACGGCATCCCGGTGCTGTTGCTCGACGAGGCCACGATTCCGGATGAGTCCCGTGCCGACGGTGCTTGA
- the mshB gene encoding N-acetyl-1-D-myo-inositol-2-amino-2-deoxy-alpha-D-glucopyranoside deacetylase — protein MTATSARRLLLVHAHPDDESITTGGTIARYAAEGVETTLVTCTLGEEGEIIPKRLDQLGAWAGDQLGGYRAGELASAVRALGLTRQCYLGGIGRWRDSGMAGTPSADHPRAFSGGDPREQAAQLRAVLDETRPHVVVTYNDFGGYGHPDHIRAHAVTMLAVEDAPYVRRVFHIAASRDALARGVARLRAEPGLPWRLPADGELPVIPDEEITTAIDVRDHLDAKIAALAAHETQISVRPPAFALSNGIAQPIDEVEHYVLVRGPAEGAERDLFGGL, from the coding sequence GTGACCGCTACCTCCGCACGTAGGCTCCTCCTCGTCCACGCCCACCCGGACGACGAGAGCATCACCACCGGCGGGACCATCGCCCGCTACGCCGCCGAAGGGGTTGAGACGACCCTCGTGACCTGCACACTCGGTGAGGAGGGGGAGATCATCCCGAAGCGGCTCGACCAGCTCGGGGCGTGGGCGGGGGACCAGCTCGGGGGCTACCGAGCGGGGGAACTGGCATCCGCCGTCCGGGCGCTCGGGTTGACCCGGCAGTGTTATCTGGGGGGTATCGGGCGCTGGCGTGATTCCGGCATGGCAGGCACGCCGTCGGCCGATCACCCGCGGGCGTTTTCCGGAGGAGATCCACGTGAGCAGGCCGCCCAGCTGCGGGCCGTTCTCGACGAGACGCGGCCCCATGTGGTGGTGACCTACAACGACTTCGGCGGGTATGGGCACCCGGACCACATCCGGGCACACGCAGTAACCATGCTCGCCGTCGAGGACGCCCCCTACGTGCGGCGGGTCTTCCACATCGCCGCCTCCCGCGACGCGCTCGCCCGCGGGGTCGCGCGCCTGCGTGCGGAGCCCGGCCTGCCGTGGCGGCTGCCCGCAGACGGCGAGCTCCCGGTCATCCCGGACGAGGAGATCACCACCGCCATCGACGTGCGCGACCACCTCGACGCCAAGATCGCGGCGCTGGCCGCCCACGAGACGCAGATCAGCGTGCGGCCGCCGGCGTTCGCGTTGTCCAACGGCATCGCGCAGCCCATCGACGAGGTCGAGCACTATGTACTCGTGCGCGGCCCGGCGGAGGGCGCGGAGCGCGACCTGTTCGGAGGGCTGTAG
- a CDS encoding metallopeptidase family protein produces the protein MARSSRHRRRVRRDRHGRGLRGPLYPATLPAAASRAEKFDQLVLDALEPIEARWRDQLTKLDVAVDDVPEIRGAGGPVDDGVLHDGAVPLSRLVPAGVDRTGLPTRARIVLYRRPLEARAKDPGELAELVHDVLVEQVAGYLGVEPDIIEGGE, from the coding sequence ATGGCTCGAAGTTCCCGGCATCGGCGGCGTGTCCGCCGGGACCGGCATGGCCGCGGGCTGCGCGGGCCGCTGTACCCGGCGACCCTGCCGGCCGCGGCCAGCCGCGCGGAGAAGTTCGACCAGCTCGTGCTCGACGCGCTTGAGCCGATCGAGGCCAGGTGGCGGGACCAGCTGACCAAGCTCGACGTGGCGGTCGACGACGTGCCGGAGATCCGCGGCGCCGGGGGCCCGGTGGACGACGGGGTGCTCCACGACGGGGCGGTGCCGCTGTCCCGCCTGGTCCCGGCGGGGGTCGACCGCACCGGCCTGCCGACGCGCGCGCGGATCGTGCTGTACCGGCGGCCGCTGGAGGCGCGGGCCAAGGACCCCGGCGAACTGGCCGAACTCGTGCACGACGTGCTGGTCGAGCAGGTGGCGGGCTACCTGGGCGTCGAACCGGACATCATCGAGGGCGGCGAGTAG
- the manA gene encoding mannose-6-phosphate isomerase, class I produces the protein MELLRNAVRPYAWGSRTTIPELLGREVPAPHPEAELWMGAHPGDPSRIVGPDGDERSLLELVEADPLGQLGRECAEHWGNRLPFLLKILAVEEPLSMQAHPSAEQSAEGYAREEAAGIPRDAPNRNYPDPTAKPELVCALTEFHALAGFRKPERTVELLRAIETPGLAKYTELLAAQPDSDGLRALFTTWITLPQPVLDELLPEVLDACVLHVKDHGEFDVECRTILELGEAHPRDAGVLAALLLNRLTLSAGEAIYLPAGNLHLYLHGTAVEILANSDNILRCGLTPKHVDVPELLRVVDFTCADMPILRGEPSACGEVYTTDAPEFELSRCEWDAGETGSLRVDNGKPQILLCTQGSVRIKAESGQEIELRRGQSVWVPASDPAVAVHPAESGRTQLFRATSGCL, from the coding sequence GTGGAGCTGCTGCGCAATGCGGTGCGGCCCTACGCCTGGGGGTCCCGGACGACCATCCCCGAGCTGCTGGGACGCGAGGTGCCCGCGCCGCACCCGGAGGCGGAGCTGTGGATGGGCGCCCACCCCGGCGACCCGTCGCGCATCGTCGGTCCGGATGGCGACGAGCGCAGCCTGCTGGAACTCGTCGAGGCCGACCCGCTCGGCCAGCTGGGCCGCGAGTGCGCCGAGCACTGGGGCAACCGGCTGCCGTTCCTGCTGAAGATCCTCGCCGTCGAGGAGCCGCTGTCGATGCAGGCGCACCCGTCGGCCGAGCAGTCGGCCGAGGGCTACGCCCGTGAGGAGGCCGCCGGCATCCCGCGGGACGCGCCGAACCGGAACTACCCGGACCCGACCGCGAAGCCCGAACTGGTGTGCGCGCTGACCGAGTTCCACGCGCTGGCGGGCTTCCGCAAGCCGGAGCGGACGGTCGAGCTGCTGCGCGCCATCGAGACCCCCGGTCTGGCGAAGTACACCGAGCTGCTGGCGGCCCAGCCGGATTCCGACGGCCTGCGCGCGTTGTTCACCACGTGGATCACGCTGCCGCAGCCGGTGCTGGACGAGCTGCTGCCCGAGGTGCTCGACGCGTGCGTGCTGCACGTGAAGGACCACGGCGAGTTCGACGTCGAGTGCCGCACGATCCTCGAACTGGGCGAGGCGCACCCGCGGGACGCCGGTGTGCTGGCCGCGCTGCTGCTGAACCGGCTGACGCTGAGCGCGGGCGAGGCGATCTACCTGCCTGCCGGGAACCTGCACCTGTACCTGCACGGCACGGCCGTGGAGATCCTGGCGAACTCGGACAACATCCTGCGCTGCGGGCTCACGCCGAAGCACGTGGACGTGCCCGAGCTGCTCCGCGTCGTCGACTTCACGTGCGCGGACATGCCGATCCTGCGTGGCGAGCCGTCCGCGTGCGGCGAGGTGTACACGACCGACGCGCCGGAGTTCGAGCTGTCCCGGTGCGAGTGGGACGCCGGGGAGACCGGTTCGCTGCGCGTCGACAACGGTAAGCCGCAGATCCTGCTGTGCACGCAGGGTTCGGTGCGGATCAAGGCGGAGAGCGGCCAGGAGATCGAGCTGCGCCGCGGGCAGTCGGTGTGGGTGCCGGCTTCGGACCCGGCGGTCGCCGTGCACCCCGCGGAGAGCGGCCGGACGCAGTTGTTCCGCGCCACCTCGGGCTGCCTGTAG
- a CDS encoding ABC transporter family substrate-binding protein has translation MLGKTKSRAARIGALAATAALVLAACGGGGGGNSGVQTGQAFAECDANANGCNSAAADQLQDGGDVTFAIEKNIPNWNVTSGEGNVFETGMVTKGILPYTFYTTPDLKPTLATDFVTSADITSTNPQTVVYKINPKAVWSDGTPITADDFIYNWKVQNGKDCPDCAPASTSGYDRIASVVGSDNGKTVTVTFTNPFTDWKVLWSSTGAMYPAHLAAQHGDLNTPAGLAESYKWFGETVPTWSGGPWKIDNFQNNVSITMVPNPAWWGAKPKLSRVIFRIITDASQEPTALQNNEVQVIYPQPQVDLVNQVRNIPNVSSYIGLGLTWEHFDFNLKNPALANKALRQALYTAVDVQGVIDKTVGQFTDKVKPLQNHNFMPGQEGYKDVISSTGQGTGDINKAKQILTEAGYKLQGDQLIDPSGAPVPALRMRYTVGNQIRQNECELFQQAASQLGVKVDIIPTDDLGDTTSNGDFDVIVFAWVASPFPFSGAQQNWTTGSESNYGEYSNTQVDNLIAQANAETDQAKAAELLNQADQIMADDAYVLPLYQKPTFIASYDNIANIRNNSTLDGPVYNMQEWGIRKG, from the coding sequence ATGTTAGGGAAGACCAAGTCACGTGCCGCCAGAATCGGCGCGCTCGCCGCGACCGCAGCGCTGGTCCTCGCCGCGTGTGGCGGCGGCGGTGGTGGCAACAGCGGCGTGCAGACCGGACAGGCCTTCGCCGAGTGCGACGCCAACGCCAACGGGTGCAACTCGGCCGCCGCTGACCAGCTGCAGGACGGCGGTGACGTCACCTTCGCGATCGAGAAGAACATCCCGAACTGGAACGTCACGTCCGGTGAGGGCAACGTCTTCGAGACCGGCATGGTGACCAAGGGCATCCTGCCCTACACCTTCTACACGACGCCGGACCTCAAGCCGACGCTGGCGACGGACTTCGTGACCTCGGCCGACATCACCAGCACGAACCCGCAGACGGTGGTCTACAAGATCAACCCGAAGGCCGTGTGGTCCGACGGCACGCCGATCACGGCGGACGACTTCATCTACAACTGGAAGGTCCAGAACGGCAAGGACTGCCCGGACTGCGCCCCCGCCAGCACCTCCGGTTACGACCGGATCGCCTCGGTCGTGGGCTCGGACAACGGCAAGACGGTCACCGTGACCTTCACCAACCCGTTCACCGACTGGAAGGTCCTGTGGAGCTCGACCGGTGCGATGTACCCCGCGCACCTGGCCGCCCAGCACGGTGACCTGAACACCCCGGCCGGCCTGGCCGAGTCGTACAAGTGGTTCGGCGAGACGGTTCCGACCTGGTCCGGCGGCCCGTGGAAGATCGACAACTTCCAGAACAACGTGTCGATCACCATGGTGCCGAACCCCGCGTGGTGGGGCGCCAAGCCGAAGCTGTCGCGCGTGATCTTCCGGATCATCACCGACGCCTCGCAGGAGCCGACGGCCCTGCAGAACAACGAGGTCCAGGTCATCTACCCGCAGCCGCAGGTCGACCTGGTCAACCAGGTGCGCAACATCCCGAACGTGTCCTCCTACATCGGCCTCGGCCTGACCTGGGAGCACTTCGACTTCAACCTGAAGAACCCGGCGCTGGCCAACAAGGCACTGCGTCAGGCGCTGTACACCGCGGTCGACGTCCAGGGCGTCATCGACAAGACCGTCGGCCAGTTCACCGACAAGGTGAAGCCGCTGCAGAACCACAACTTCATGCCGGGCCAGGAGGGCTACAAGGACGTCATCTCGTCCACCGGCCAGGGCACAGGTGACATCAACAAGGCGAAGCAGATCCTCACCGAGGCCGGTTACAAGCTGCAGGGCGACCAGCTGATCGACCCGAGCGGCGCGCCGGTGCCCGCCCTGCGGATGCGCTACACCGTGGGCAACCAGATCCGCCAGAACGAGTGCGAGCTGTTCCAGCAGGCCGCGAGCCAGCTGGGCGTCAAGGTGGACATCATCCCCACCGACGACCTCGGTGACACCACCAGCAACGGCGACTTCGACGTGATCGTGTTCGCGTGGGTCGCCTCGCCGTTCCCGTTCTCCGGTGCGCAGCAGAACTGGACCACCGGTTCGGAGAGCAACTACGGCGAGTACAGCAACACCCAGGTCGACAACCTGATCGCGCAGGCCAACGCCGAGACCGACCAGGCGAAGGCGGCGGAACTGCTCAACCAGGCCGACCAGATCATGGCCGACGACGCGTACGTGCTTCCGCTGTACCAGAAGCCGACCTTCATCGCGTCGTACGACAACATCGCCAACATCCGCAACAACTCGACCCTCGACGGGCCGGTCTACAACATGCAGGAATGGGGCATCCGGAAGGGCTGA
- a CDS encoding WhiB family transcriptional regulator — MRLESDGRDWGNVVEWREGPEVELGELVDLFDNDEPPEWQDRALCAQTDPEAFFPEKGGSTREAKRICQGCEVKGECLEYALAHDERFGIWGGLSERERRKLKKRAV, encoded by the coding sequence GTGCGGTTGGAATCCGACGGAAGGGATTGGGGGAACGTCGTGGAGTGGCGAGAAGGCCCGGAAGTGGAGCTGGGCGAGCTCGTCGACCTCTTCGACAACGACGAGCCCCCCGAGTGGCAGGACCGCGCACTGTGCGCGCAGACCGATCCAGAGGCGTTCTTCCCGGAGAAGGGCGGCTCGACCCGTGAGGCGAAGCGGATTTGCCAGGGCTGCGAAGTGAAGGGCGAATGCCTGGAGTATGCGCTGGCCCACGACGAGCGCTTCGGCATCTGGGGTGGTCTGTCCGAACGGGAGCGTCGGAAGCTCAAAAAGCGGGCTGTGTAA
- a CDS encoding site-2 protease family protein: MQRSAVRPSPVFFGILALTVVGGLLAAFGDASTLLTSDQDPMVVAGVFILVIAGWVLSLTLHEFGHAFVAFKGGDYEVASKGYLSMDVRHYTDPVLSIVLPLVFLLIGGIPLPGGAVWINRWALRTRGVASWVSLAGPLSNLLIGIVLTVVVMLVPMPAGLLVGLSFLALLQIATFVLNILPVPGLDGYGAIEPYLSPDAREFGAKARPWAPLVLFALLFAVPAVGDAFWDLVSFIYGAIGGDDIAAAVGQYTFLFWRH, encoded by the coding sequence GTGCAACGATCCGCGGTCCGACCAAGTCCTGTCTTCTTCGGCATTCTCGCACTCACCGTAGTGGGTGGCCTACTGGCCGCGTTCGGTGACGCGAGCACACTGCTCACTTCCGACCAAGACCCGATGGTGGTAGCCGGCGTCTTCATCCTGGTGATCGCCGGCTGGGTGCTCTCACTCACGCTGCACGAGTTCGGGCACGCCTTCGTCGCCTTCAAGGGCGGCGACTACGAGGTGGCCTCGAAGGGCTACCTGTCGATGGACGTCCGGCACTACACCGATCCGGTGCTGTCGATCGTGCTGCCGCTCGTCTTCCTGCTCATCGGCGGCATCCCGCTGCCCGGTGGCGCGGTGTGGATCAACCGCTGGGCGCTGCGCACCCGCGGGGTCGCGTCCTGGGTGTCGCTCGCCGGCCCGCTGTCCAACCTGCTGATCGGCATCGTGCTGACCGTGGTCGTGATGCTGGTGCCGATGCCGGCCGGCCTGCTGGTGGGCCTGTCGTTCCTGGCGCTGCTGCAGATCGCGACGTTCGTGCTGAACATCCTGCCGGTGCCCGGGCTCGACGGCTACGGCGCGATCGAGCCGTACCTGTCACCGGACGCGCGCGAGTTCGGCGCGAAGGCGCGGCCGTGGGCGCCACTGGTCCTGTTCGCCCTGCTGTTCGCGGTTCCCGCGGTGGGCGACGCGTTCTGGGACCTGGTCTCGTTCATCTACGGAGCGATCGGCGGCGACGACATCGCGGCGGCGGTCGGCCAGTACACCTTCCTGTTCTGGCGCCACTGA
- a CDS encoding Lrp/AsnC family transcriptional regulator — protein MDELDQALLRELQRDGRRTNRELAAATGVSPSTSLERVRALRERGVIRGYNVDLDLAEIGRPVQALIAVRVRPPSRPVIDAFREWVTLLPETLGVFVVSGGEDFLVHVAVPDNDALYAFVIDRLTQRKEVADVRTSVVYEHIRSRVIDPA, from the coding sequence TTGGACGAACTTGATCAGGCGTTGCTGCGGGAACTGCAGCGCGACGGACGGCGCACCAACCGCGAGCTGGCCGCCGCGACCGGGGTTTCGCCATCCACGTCGCTGGAGCGCGTCCGGGCCCTGCGGGAACGCGGCGTGATCCGCGGCTACAACGTCGACCTCGACCTGGCCGAGATCGGCCGCCCGGTGCAGGCGCTGATCGCCGTCCGGGTGCGCCCGCCGTCCCGGCCGGTCATCGATGCCTTCCGGGAATGGGTGACCCTGCTGCCCGAGACGCTGGGCGTGTTCGTGGTCTCCGGCGGCGAGGACTTCCTCGTGCACGTGGCGGTGCCGGACAACGACGCCCTGTACGCGTTCGTCATCGACCGCCTCACGCAGCGCAAGGAAGTGGCCGACGTGCGGACGAGCGTGGTCTACGAGCACATCCGCAGCCGTGTGATCGACCCGGCCTAG
- a CDS encoding phosphomannomutase/phosphoglucomutase, which yields MSDLSAIVKAYDIRGVVGEQLDAGLVRDFGAAFALLIKPESPSVVIGHDMRESSPGLAAAFAEGVTSQGVDVVSIGLCSTDQLYFASGSLNMPGAMFTASHNPAKYNGIKLCRAGAAPVGQESGLAEIRDTVEQGVPEFAGQPGSVTERDVLRDYAAYLRKLVDLSASRPLKIAVDAGNGMGGHTVPTVFEGLPIEIVPMYFELDGTFPNHEANPLDPKNLVDLQAKVREVGADAGLAFDGDADRCFVVDENGDPVSPSAITALVAVRELAKDPGGTIIHNLITSQAVPEIVAEHGGTPVRTRVGHSFIKQEMAATGAIFGGEHSAHYYFRDFWRADTGMLAALHVLAALGEQDRPLSELTAAYSRYAASGEINSTVDDQVAKQLAVKDAFASRPGVEIDEMDGLTVKLPGKAWFNLRPSNTEPLLRLNVEAADEDAVRALTDEVLAIVRS from the coding sequence GTGTCAGACCTGTCGGCCATCGTCAAGGCCTACGACATCCGGGGCGTCGTCGGCGAGCAGCTGGACGCCGGCCTCGTACGGGACTTCGGCGCCGCCTTCGCGTTGCTGATCAAGCCGGAGTCGCCGTCGGTGGTGATCGGCCACGACATGCGCGAGTCGTCGCCCGGCCTGGCCGCCGCGTTCGCCGAGGGTGTCACCTCGCAGGGCGTGGACGTCGTGTCGATCGGCCTGTGCAGCACCGACCAGCTCTACTTCGCCTCCGGGTCGCTCAACATGCCCGGCGCGATGTTCACCGCGAGCCACAACCCGGCCAAGTACAACGGCATCAAGCTCTGCCGCGCGGGCGCCGCCCCGGTGGGGCAGGAGTCCGGGCTCGCCGAGATCCGCGACACCGTCGAGCAGGGCGTGCCGGAGTTCGCGGGCCAGCCCGGAAGCGTGACCGAGCGGGACGTCCTCCGCGACTACGCGGCGTACCTGCGCAAGCTGGTCGACCTGTCCGCCAGCCGCCCGCTGAAGATCGCCGTCGACGCGGGCAACGGCATGGGCGGCCACACGGTCCCGACCGTGTTCGAGGGGCTGCCGATCGAGATCGTGCCGATGTACTTCGAGCTCGACGGCACCTTCCCCAACCACGAGGCCAACCCGCTCGACCCGAAGAACCTGGTCGACCTGCAGGCCAAGGTCCGCGAGGTCGGCGCCGACGCGGGCCTGGCCTTCGACGGCGACGCCGACCGCTGCTTCGTGGTCGACGAGAACGGCGACCCGGTGTCGCCGAGCGCGATCACCGCGCTGGTCGCCGTGCGCGAGTTGGCCAAGGACCCGGGCGGCACGATCATCCACAACCTGATCACCTCGCAGGCCGTGCCGGAGATCGTCGCCGAGCACGGCGGCACGCCGGTGCGCACCAGGGTCGGGCACTCGTTCATCAAGCAGGAGATGGCCGCCACCGGCGCGATCTTCGGTGGCGAGCACTCCGCGCACTACTACTTCCGCGACTTCTGGCGCGCCGACACCGGCATGCTGGCCGCGCTGCACGTGCTGGCCGCGCTCGGCGAGCAGGACCGGCCGCTGTCCGAGCTGACCGCCGCGTACTCGCGTTACGCGGCGTCCGGCGAGATCAACTCGACGGTCGACGACCAGGTCGCCAAGCAGCTCGCGGTCAAGGACGCGTTCGCGAGCCGTCCCGGCGTCGAGATCGACGAGATGGACGGCCTGACGGTGAAGCTGCCGGGCAAGGCGTGGTTCAATCTGCGCCCGTCCAACACCGAGCCGCTGCTGCGGCTCAACGTCGAGGCCGCCGACGAGGACGCGGTCCGGGCGCTGACCGACGAAGTCCTTGCGATCGTTCGCAGCTAG